In Nothobranchius furzeri strain GRZ-AD chromosome 18, NfurGRZ-RIMD1, whole genome shotgun sequence, a single genomic region encodes these proteins:
- the arel1 gene encoding apoptosis-resistant E3 ubiquitin protein ligase 1 yields the protein MDRRFFLTLLLCSVLWIFFWEVRWKKRKESEIEEWLQGHSLSQYEHLFEDVQTLEELSLSALSRLEEEVKEQQLWREIAEAHIQLLRDFAFQEWLCSQNLEHYYYTLKNLGCMNLDDLAQFDGQLQLSLAAWGYFYEDYIKLSTGIKILQNSRGSRDQDYEIRLVHSLAERRLNEKWSLAGALLFGCTVALCFLIRDLMFYVIGGITVSIIAFFFTIKFLCELAARIVSFLQNDDPGRRGDRSIYDYVRGNYLDPRSCKVSWDWKEPQEVGQTMTFRVQLFYKNGQPFPARRPVGLRVNITHSELALDIPVTLEVLQKPESNVVKVAFTVRKAGRYEVAVKLGGLNVAYSPYYKIFQPGTVVPSKTTIAYHFSTLVLTNGHQHTLQIEPRDEYGNPTSNSTSLTDEANYSVHVHPLGTVDDDGVEDFCSKSVLLNKQQCQVLLRLTLRKTGCFRARISYKDQPLSNGEFDIIVLSENEKSSVEKNVSTPGISIYFEAYLYSNGNYSSSSWQLPASSLLSPQRRPSMGEEDEEHDSPVEGQLEKVKKPKKVYCYISPKQLSVKEFYLKIIPWRLFTFRVCPGTKFTYYGPDPVHKYLTLVVDDGIQPPVELSCRDRNIMAATFIRFLHKNIGGSETFQDKVNFFQRELRHIHSKKPRTKTCLKISRHAILDSSLKATRNFSVSDWSKNFEVVFQDEEALDWGGPRREWFELICKTLFDTSNQLFTRFSDNNQGLVHPNPDRPPHLRLKMLEFAGRIVGKCLYESALGGTYKQLVRARFTRSFLAQIIGLRMNYKYFETDDQEFFKTKVCFILNNDVSEMDLVFAEEKYNKSGQLEKVVELISGGAQIAVTNENKIHYLNLLAQYRLASQVRDEVEHFLKGLNELVPENLLAIFDENELELLMCGTGDINVQDFKAHAVIVGGSWHFREKVMKWFWAVVSSFTQEELARLLQFTTGSSQLPPGGFNTLCPSFQIIAAPTHSTLPTAHTCFNQLCLPSYDSYEELHKMLKLAISEGSEGFGML from the exons ATGGACCGCCGCTTCTTCCtgaccctcctcctctgctcaGTGTTGTGGATCTTCTTCTGGGAAGTACGCTGGAAGAAAAGAAAGGAAAGTGAGATTGAAGAATGGCTCCAAGGACATAGCCTCTCACAATACGAGCACCTATTTGAAG ATGTACAGACACTGGAAGAACTGAGTCTGAGTGCACTGAGTCGTCTGGAGGAGGAAGTGAAGGAACAACAGCTCTGGAGGGAAATTGCAGAGGCTCACATCCAGCTTCTACGAGACTTTGCCTTCCAGGAGTGGCTTTGTTCCCAGAACCTGGAGCACTATTACTACAC GCTGAAGAACTTAGGTTGCATGAATCTGGATGATCTGGCCCAGTTTGACGGTCAGCTGCAGCTCTCGTTAGCTGCTTGGGGATATTTCTACGAAGATTACATAAAACTTTCTACAGGCATAAAGATCCTCCAGAACTCCAGGGGGAGTCGAGACCAGGACTACGAGATCCGGCTGGTGCACAGCCTTGCTGAGAGGCGTCTGAATGAAAAGTGGTCACTTG CGGGAGCACTCCTATTTGGCTGTACTGTGGCACTGTGCTTTTTGATAAGGGACCTCATGTTTTACGTGATTG GTGGAATTACTGTTTCCATCATAGCATTTTTCTTTACCATCAAGTTCCTCTGTGAGCTTGCAGCTAGGATTGTTAGCTTCTTGCAGAATGACGATCCAGGTCGGAGAGGTGATCGCAGCATCTATGATTATGTGCGGGGCAACTACCTGGACCCACGTTCCTGCAAGGTGTCGTGGGACTGGAAAGAACCACAAGAAGTGGGGCAAACAATGACCTTTAGAGTGCAG CTGTTCTACAAGAACGGTCAGCCTTTCCCAGCCCGTCGGCCTGTAGGTTTGAGAGTCAACATCACCCACAGTGAACTGGCCCTGGACATCCCCGTCACACTGGAGGTTCTGCAAAAACCAGAGTCCAACGTTGTCAAAGTGGCCTTTACAGTTCGCAAAGCTGGACGATATGAAGTTGCTGTAAAGCTGGGTGGCCTCAATGTGGCCTACAGTCCTTATTACAAAATATTCCAACCAG GGACAGTTGTTCCATCTAAAACAACGATAGCCTACCATTTCTCCACTCTGGTGCTGACAAACGGCCATCAGCACACATTGCAAATTGAACCCAGGGACGAGTACGGAAACCCCACCAGTAACTCCACCTCTCTCACAGATGAAGCAAACTACAGTGTCCATGTCCACCCT CTAGGCACGGTGGATGATGACGGTGTGGAAGATTTCTGCAGTAAGTCAGTCTTGCTCAATAAGCAGCAGTGCCAGGTCCTGCTGAGATTGACCCTGAGGAAGACGGGCTGTTTCAGGGCCCGCATCTCCTACAAGGATCAGCCGCTCAGCAACGGGGAATTCGACATCAttgttctcagtg AGAATGAAAAATCCAGTGTGGAGAAGAATGTTTCCACGCCAGGCATCAGCATCTACTTCGAAGCATACCTCTACAGCAATGGGAACTACAGCAGCTCATCATGGCAGTTACCCGCCTCCTCTCTGCTGAGTCCTCAGAGGAGGCCGTCCATgggggaggaggatgaggagcacGACTCTCCTGTGGAGGGACAActagagaaggtgaagaaaccaaAAAAGGTCTACTGCTACATATCGCCAAAG CAACTATCTGTTAAGGAGTTCTACCTGAAAATTATCCCATGGCGCCTTTTTACCTTTCGAGTGTGTCCAGGAACAAAG TTCACCTATTACGGTCCAGATCCAGTTCACAAGTATTTAACTCTTGTGGTGGATGATGGGATACAACCTCCCGTGGAGCTCAGCTGCAGAGATAGGAACATCATGGCGGCCACCTTCATTCGCTTCCTGCACAAAAACATCG GTGGCTCTGAAACTTTTCAAGATAAAGTCAACTTCTTTCAACGGGAACTCAGGCACATCCACTCAAAGAAACCTCGCACCAAAACCTGCCTAAAGATCTCTCGACATGCCATTCTAGATTCT TCTCTGAAAGCTACGAGGAACTTCTCCGTGTCGGACTGGAGTAAGAACTTTGAGGTCGTGTTCCAGGATGAAGAAG CACTTGATTGGGGAGGGCCTCGCAGGGAGTGGTTTGAGCTGATCTGTAAGACTCTTTTTGACACATCCAACCAGTTATTTACTCGCTTCAGTGACAACAACCAAGGCCTG GTGCACCCGAACCCCGACAGGCCACCGCACTTACGCTTGAAGATGTTAGAGTTTGCAGGTCGCATCGTGGGTAAATGTTTGTACGAGTCTGCTCTGGGTGGAACCTACAAGCAGCTGGTCCGAGCTCGCTTTACACGTTCCTTCTTGGCTCAGATCATCGGTCTCAGGATGAACTACAAG TACTTTGAGACGGATGACCAGGAGTTCTTCAAAACTAAAGTATGCTTCATCCTAAACAATGACGTCAGCGAAATGGACCTGGTTTTTGCTGAGGAGAAGTACAACAAGTCAGGACAGCTGGAGAAG gtggtggagtTGATTTCAGGGGGAGCTCAGATCGCTGTCACCAATGAAAATAAGATCCATTATCTCAACCTGCTGGCTCAGTATCGGCTGGCCAGCCAGGTGAGGGATGAGGTGGAACACTTCCTGAAAG GTTTGAATGAACTGGTTCCAGAAAACCTGCTGGCCATATTTGATGAGAATGAGTTGGAG TTGTTGATGTGTGGCACCGGAGACATCAACGTGCAGGACTTCAAGGCCCATGCTGTGATTGTTGGAGGATCCTGGCACTTCAGAGAGAAG GTAATGAAGTGGTTCTGGGCAGTGGTGTCCAGTTTCACCCAGGAAGAGCTGGCACGACTTTTGCAGTTCACTACCGGCTCCTCTCAGCTTCCTCCTGGAGGATTCAACACTCTCTGCCCCTCCTTTCAAATCATTGCCGCCCCCACACACAGCACTTTGCCCACTGCACACACCTG TTTTAACCAGCTGTGCCTCCCTTCATACGACTCCTATGAGGAGCTGCACAAGATGCTAAAGTTGGCCATCAGTGAGGGCAGCGAGGGTTTTGGTATGCTCTGA